From a single Marinobacter sp. THAF197a genomic region:
- the map gene encoding type I methionyl aminopeptidase produces MQVSIKTPEEIEKMRVAGRLAAEVLEMLDEHVKPGISTEELNSIAHDYIVNKQQAIPAPLNYKGFPKSICTSVNHVICHGIPTEKKILKDGDIINIDVTVIKDEYHGDTSKMWVVGKPKPGTERLIQITQECLYKGIELVKPGTRLGDIGHVIQQHAEKHRYSVVRDYCGHGIGKVFHEEPQVMHYGKPGTGMELQEGMTFTIEPMINQGKYQTKLMADGWTVVTKDHKLSAQWEHTILVTADGYEVLTKRSEESF; encoded by the coding sequence ATGCAAGTATCCATCAAGACTCCCGAAGAAATTGAAAAAATGCGCGTGGCCGGCCGGCTGGCGGCCGAAGTTCTGGAAATGCTGGACGAACACGTAAAGCCCGGAATTTCTACCGAGGAGCTCAACAGCATCGCCCACGATTACATCGTCAACAAACAGCAGGCTATTCCGGCGCCGCTCAACTACAAGGGTTTCCCGAAATCCATCTGTACGTCGGTCAACCATGTGATCTGTCACGGCATCCCAACCGAAAAGAAAATTCTGAAAGACGGCGACATCATTAACATCGACGTCACCGTTATAAAGGATGAGTACCACGGCGACACCAGCAAGATGTGGGTTGTCGGCAAACCCAAGCCCGGTACCGAACGCCTGATCCAGATCACTCAGGAGTGTCTGTACAAAGGTATTGAACTGGTCAAACCCGGCACCCGCCTGGGCGACATTGGCCACGTCATCCAGCAGCATGCCGAGAAGCATCGTTATTCCGTGGTGAGAGACTACTGCGGCCATGGCATTGGCAAGGTGTTCCACGAGGAGCCGCAGGTCATGCATTACGGCAAGCCCGGCACCGGTATGGAACTGCAGGAAGGCATGACCTTCACCATCGAACCGATGATCAACCAGGGCAAATACCAAACCAAGCTGATGGCCGATGGCTGGACCGTGGTCACCAAGGACCACAAGCTGTCTGCCCAGTGGGAACACACCATCCTGGTGACCGCTGACGGCTATGAAGTGCTGACCAAACGATCGGAAGAGTCATTCTAA
- the dapC gene encoding succinyldiaminopimelate transaminase, producing MNLNLERLHPYPFEKLAKLKAGITVPDHLKPISLGIGEPKHPSPAFVKQVIADNLDKLANYPTTKGIDELREAIAHWASKRFQLAEGSLDPAHNVVPVNGTREAIFALVQAVVDASKPATVVSPNPFYQIYEGAAFLAGADPVYLPCDASNGFIPDFDAVPESVWKDCQILFLCSPGNPSGAVIPRETLVKVIELADRHDFLVASDECYSELYPDEANPPEGLLQTCAAIGRHDFKRCVVFHSLSKRSNLPGLRSGFVAGDAEVLAGYLKYRTYHGCAMPVHNQLASIAAWSDEDHVRENRAAYRAKFEAVVPILREVMNVDFPDAGFYLWPETPMDDETFAKELSAQQNVHVLPGRYLSRTVDGHNPGENRVRMALVAPLEECVEAARRIVDFVKGFKA from the coding sequence ATGAACCTGAATCTCGAAAGACTTCACCCTTACCCGTTTGAAAAGCTGGCCAAACTGAAAGCCGGCATCACCGTGCCGGACCACCTGAAGCCAATATCACTCGGCATTGGCGAACCCAAGCACCCGTCACCGGCGTTTGTGAAGCAGGTGATCGCCGACAACCTGGACAAACTGGCTAACTACCCCACCACCAAAGGTATCGATGAGTTGCGCGAAGCCATCGCCCACTGGGCCAGCAAGCGCTTCCAGCTGGCCGAAGGCAGTCTGGACCCGGCTCACAACGTGGTTCCGGTCAACGGCACCCGTGAAGCTATTTTCGCCCTGGTTCAGGCGGTGGTGGATGCCAGTAAACCGGCTACTGTTGTCAGCCCGAACCCGTTCTACCAAATTTACGAGGGGGCTGCGTTCCTGGCCGGCGCAGACCCCGTCTACCTGCCCTGCGATGCCAGCAACGGCTTTATTCCGGATTTCGACGCGGTGCCGGAATCGGTCTGGAAAGACTGCCAGATTCTTTTCCTGTGCTCCCCGGGCAACCCCAGCGGCGCAGTCATCCCCCGGGAAACCCTGGTAAAGGTTATCGAACTGGCCGACCGTCATGATTTTCTGGTCGCCTCCGATGAATGCTATTCCGAACTCTACCCGGACGAAGCCAACCCGCCCGAAGGCCTGCTGCAAACATGTGCGGCCATCGGTCGTCACGACTTCAAGCGCTGCGTTGTGTTCCACAGCCTGTCCAAGCGCAGCAACCTGCCCGGCCTGCGCTCCGGCTTTGTGGCCGGTGATGCCGAGGTACTGGCCGGCTACCTGAAGTACCGTACCTACCACGGCTGCGCCATGCCTGTTCACAACCAGCTGGCCAGCATTGCCGCCTGGAGTGATGAAGACCACGTGCGCGAAAACCGCGCCGCCTACCGGGCCAAGTTCGAAGCGGTGGTGCCCATCCTGCGCGAAGTGATGAACGTGGACTTCCCGGATGCCGGTTTCTATCTATGGCCGGAAACGCCGATGGATGATGAAACCTTCGCCAAGGAGCTGTCCGCACAACAGAACGTGCACGTGCTGCCGGGCCGTTACCTGTCCCGAACGGTAGATGGCCACAACCCAGGTGAGAACCGAGTGCGCATGGCGCTGGTAGCACCACTGGAGGAGTGTGTGGAAGCAGCCCGGCGAATCGTCGATTTTGTAAAAGGTTTCAAAGCATGA
- the uppS gene encoding polyprenyl diphosphate synthase produces the protein MTAQITAEIPVMADNCPRHVAIIMDGNNRWAKAHRLKGVAGHKAGVDAVKAVVETCAREGVEVLTLFAFSSENWRRPKDEVSALMRLFLIALEREVRKLHRNNIRLRIIGDRSAFNPALQEHMDKAEALTRDNTAMTLVIAANYGGHWDITQATRKVAEQVRIGQLEPSDITDDLIQQHLSIGDLPMPDLMIRTAGEQRISNFLLWHLAYTEFYFSSVYWPDFKAEEMRKALEAYSRRQRRFGQTDDQIAARASQQ, from the coding sequence ATGACGGCACAAATAACCGCAGAAATTCCGGTGATGGCAGACAACTGTCCCCGGCATGTGGCCATTATCATGGATGGCAATAACCGCTGGGCCAAGGCTCATCGGCTCAAGGGAGTGGCTGGTCACAAGGCTGGTGTGGATGCGGTAAAGGCCGTGGTGGAAACCTGCGCCAGGGAGGGGGTGGAGGTGCTCACTCTGTTCGCTTTCTCCAGCGAGAACTGGCGTCGCCCGAAAGACGAAGTGTCGGCTTTGATGAGGCTTTTCCTGATTGCCCTTGAGCGCGAGGTCCGGAAGCTCCATCGCAACAATATCCGCTTGCGCATAATCGGCGATCGCTCGGCTTTCAATCCGGCGCTCCAGGAACATATGGACAAAGCCGAGGCCCTGACCCGCGACAACACAGCGATGACTCTGGTGATTGCGGCGAACTACGGGGGCCACTGGGACATAACCCAGGCAACCCGAAAAGTGGCAGAGCAGGTTCGGATTGGTCAACTTGAACCGTCAGACATTACCGACGACCTGATCCAGCAGCACCTCAGTATCGGCGACCTGCCGATGCCGGACCTGATGATCCGTACCGCCGGCGAGCAGCGCATCAGCAACTTCCTGTTGTGGCACCTGGCCTATACCGAGTTCTACTTTTCCAGCGTTTACTGGCCGGATTTCAAGGCTGAGGAAATGCGCAAGGCACTGGAAGCCTACAGCCGTCGCCAGCGTCGTTTCGGGCAAACCGACGACCAGATTGCGGCGCGAGCTTCACAACAATAA
- the rpsB gene encoding 30S ribosomal protein S2, with translation MAQVNMRDLLKAGAHFGHQTRYWNPKMGKYIFGARNKIHIINLEQTVPAMNEALNVIQQLAESKNKILFVGTKRAASKIIKEEAQRSGQPYVNHRWLGGMLTNYKTIRQSIRRYRDLEAQSKDGTFDKLTKKEALERTREMDKLERSIGGIKDMGGLPDALFVIDVDHERIAIKEANKLGIPVIGVVDTNSDPDGVDYVIPGNDDAIRAIQIYVKAVADTCLEASQSAGAGADEFVEVSEDAAGAAPAAE, from the coding sequence ATGGCTCAGGTAAATATGCGTGACCTGCTCAAAGCAGGTGCTCACTTTGGTCACCAGACCCGTTACTGGAACCCGAAAATGGGTAAGTACATTTTCGGTGCCCGCAACAAGATTCATATCATCAACCTTGAGCAGACTGTTCCTGCCATGAACGAAGCGCTGAATGTGATTCAGCAGCTGGCAGAAAGCAAGAACAAGATCCTGTTCGTTGGCACCAAGCGTGCTGCGTCCAAGATCATCAAGGAAGAAGCTCAGCGTTCCGGCCAGCCCTACGTTAACCATCGCTGGTTGGGTGGCATGCTGACCAACTACAAGACCATCCGTCAGTCTATCCGCCGCTACCGTGATCTGGAAGCCCAGAGCAAAGACGGTACTTTCGACAAGCTGACCAAGAAAGAAGCCCTTGAGCGTACCCGTGAAATGGACAAGCTCGAGCGCTCCATCGGTGGTATCAAGGATATGGGCGGCCTGCCTGACGCGCTGTTCGTTATCGACGTGGATCACGAGCGTATCGCTATCAAGGAAGCCAACAAGCTGGGTATTCCTGTTATCGGTGTTGTTGATACCAACAGCGATCCGGACGGCGTTGATTACGTAATCCCGGGTAACGATGACGCCATCCGCGCCATCCAGATCTACGTGAAGGCTGTTGCCGATACCTGCCTGGAAGCTTCCCAGTCTGCAGGCGCTGGCGCTGACGAGTTTGTTGAAGTCAGCGAAGACGCTGCGGGCGCCGCTCCGGCTGCCGAGTAA
- the frr gene encoding ribosome recycling factor has protein sequence MINDIKADAEKKMKKSLEALHSAFNKIRTGRAHPAILDSVMVNYYGQETPLKQIASVNVEDNRTLMVAPWEKNLVPTIEKAIMTSDLGLNPSTSGDVIRVPMPMLTEETRKEMVKQAKADAEHGRVSIRNARRDANSMIKDLLKEKEISEDDQRRGEDEVQKLTDKYIAEVDKMLKAKEEDLMAV, from the coding sequence GTGATTAACGATATCAAAGCAGATGCCGAGAAGAAGATGAAGAAGAGCCTGGAGGCTCTGCACTCGGCTTTCAACAAGATTCGCACCGGCCGTGCCCACCCTGCGATTCTGGACAGTGTGATGGTGAACTACTACGGTCAGGAAACGCCGTTGAAGCAGATTGCCAGCGTTAACGTTGAAGACAATCGCACCCTGATGGTTGCCCCGTGGGAGAAGAATCTGGTTCCCACCATCGAAAAGGCCATCATGACGTCGGATCTGGGACTGAATCCGTCTACCAGCGGTGATGTGATTCGTGTGCCCATGCCGATGCTGACCGAAGAAACCCGTAAGGAAATGGTCAAGCAGGCGAAAGCGGATGCAGAGCATGGTCGGGTGTCCATCCGTAACGCTCGCCGCGATGCCAACAGCATGATCAAAGACCTGCTCAAGGAAAAAGAGATCAGTGAGGACGATCAGCGCCGGGGCGAAGACGAAGTCCAGAAACTGACTGACAAGTACATCGCTGAAGTCGACAAGATGCTGAAGGCGAAGGAAGAGGACCTGATGGCGGTCTGA
- a CDS encoding phosphatidate cytidylyltransferase — protein MLKTRIITALILAPIAIGGIFFTSPLGFALFTGAIITLGAWEWANMSGIEAQPGRVIYAAVVAALLYGLLNVPSVAVLWLAVIWWLVCFWLVRRYPAGSDSWGAVPVRAVMGLLVLIPAWVGLNHLRTGGFQFGDLADNRLAILYIFLVVWVADIGAYFAGRAFGKAKLAPRVSPGKSWAGVWGGLAAVALLAVVASLLAAATPVQMALLIVATLVTGFVSVLGDLLESMLKRFRGIKDSSQLLPGHGGIMDRIDSLTAAIPVFALIITLLGWLTTGHW, from the coding sequence GTGTTAAAAACCCGCATCATCACAGCTCTTATTCTTGCTCCCATCGCGATTGGCGGCATCTTTTTTACGTCGCCCCTGGGGTTTGCCCTGTTCACCGGCGCGATCATTACCCTGGGTGCCTGGGAATGGGCGAATATGTCTGGCATTGAGGCGCAGCCGGGTCGGGTGATCTACGCCGCTGTTGTTGCGGCGTTACTCTATGGGCTGCTGAACGTGCCTTCGGTGGCTGTGCTCTGGCTTGCCGTGATTTGGTGGCTGGTGTGCTTCTGGCTGGTGCGCCGGTATCCGGCTGGATCGGATTCCTGGGGTGCCGTGCCCGTGCGGGCGGTGATGGGCCTGCTGGTGCTGATTCCGGCCTGGGTGGGGTTGAACCACCTGCGAACCGGAGGTTTTCAGTTCGGTGACCTGGCAGATAACCGTCTGGCGATTCTCTACATATTTCTTGTGGTCTGGGTGGCTGATATTGGCGCCTATTTTGCGGGCAGAGCGTTCGGCAAGGCCAAGCTGGCGCCCCGGGTCAGCCCTGGTAAGTCCTGGGCCGGTGTGTGGGGAGGTCTGGCGGCGGTCGCCTTGCTCGCCGTTGTTGCCAGTCTGCTGGCTGCCGCCACGCCTGTTCAAATGGCTCTGTTGATCGTTGCCACATTGGTCACCGGTTTTGTGTCGGTGCTGGGCGACCTTCTTGAAAGCATGCTCAAGCGATTCCGGGGGATCAAGGACAGCAGTCAGTTGCTGCCCGGCCATGGCGGGATCATGGATCGCATCGATAGCCTGACCGCCGCCATTCCTGTGTTTGCCCTGATAATCACCCTGCTGGGTTGGTTGACCACCGGTCACTGGTAA
- the dapD gene encoding 2,3,4,5-tetrahydropyridine-2,6-dicarboxylate N-succinyltransferase — MSFAFGIGIGTQNNQGEWLEVYYQQPIMTPGKDLIDVVETALDYKGGNQAIDVKAEQLTRFANALRQLGQTDQAKLAEKAAESKRPVVVTVLATDDTASSTPEVYLKLHLISHRLAKPHSVKLDGIFGLLPNLAWTNEGAIDLNELPERQLQARIEGRTLEVKSVDKFPQMTDYVVPKGVRIADTARVRLGAYVGEGTTVMHEGFINFNAGTEGTSMIEGRISAGVMIGKGSDLGGGCSTMGTLSGGGNIIISVGENCLLGANAGIGIPLGDRCTVEAGLYITSGTKVNLLDDNNKQVEVIKARDLAGKNDLLFRRNSLTGAVECKTNKSAIELNEELHANN; from the coding sequence ATGAGTTTTGCATTTGGCATTGGCATCGGCACCCAGAATAACCAGGGCGAGTGGCTGGAGGTGTATTACCAGCAGCCGATCATGACCCCAGGCAAAGACCTGATCGACGTGGTTGAAACCGCGCTGGACTACAAAGGCGGTAACCAGGCCATTGATGTTAAAGCCGAGCAACTGACCAGGTTTGCCAACGCCCTACGCCAGCTGGGCCAGACCGACCAGGCGAAACTGGCGGAAAAAGCGGCCGAGAGCAAACGCCCTGTGGTTGTTACCGTGCTGGCTACCGACGATACCGCCTCCAGCACCCCGGAAGTGTATCTGAAGCTGCACCTGATCTCCCACCGCCTGGCCAAGCCCCACAGTGTAAAGCTGGACGGCATTTTCGGCCTGCTGCCGAACCTGGCCTGGACCAACGAAGGCGCCATCGACCTGAACGAACTGCCAGAGCGCCAGCTGCAGGCCCGCATTGAAGGCCGCACCCTGGAAGTGAAATCGGTCGACAAGTTCCCGCAGATGACCGACTACGTCGTACCCAAGGGCGTGCGTATCGCTGACACCGCCCGTGTTCGTCTGGGCGCCTATGTAGGCGAAGGCACCACCGTGATGCACGAAGGCTTTATCAACTTCAACGCCGGCACCGAAGGCACCAGCATGATCGAAGGCCGCATTTCTGCCGGCGTGATGATCGGCAAGGGCTCTGACCTGGGCGGTGGCTGCTCCACCATGGGCACTCTGTCTGGTGGTGGCAACATCATTATCTCCGTGGGCGAAAACTGCCTGCTCGGCGCCAACGCCGGCATCGGCATTCCCCTGGGCGATCGTTGCACCGTTGAAGCTGGCCTGTACATCACCTCTGGTACCAAGGTGAACCTGCTGGATGACAACAACAAACAGGTAGAAGTCATCAAGGCCCGCGACCTGGCCGGCAAGAACGACCTGTTGTTCCGTCGCAACAGCCTGACCGGCGCCGTTGAGTGCAAGACCAACAAGTCCGCTATTGAACTGAATGAAGAACTGCACGCGAATAACTAA
- a CDS encoding [protein-PII] uridylyltransferase: MDRSELESRISNDTSPVFAARELLRESYNADAEAFRQGADVRALVHARANTIDKVLRLIWNRYPFSRSSDIALVAVGGYGRGELHPHSDIDLLILTRHGIEEAWQDDLGAFVTLLWDLKLDIGHSVRSMEECLSSARQDITILTNLLETRTIAGPDGLRAELSELVYSDEVSSDRDYFLAKREEQQQRHKKYGDTEYNLEPNVKGSPGALRDIQTIGWITKRHFGLQNIADLTRFSILTEEEHQILHQGETFLWQLRYGLQLIADRNENRLLFDHQRALAEMLGYKDEGKRLGVELMMQSYYRTVLALAELADVILQYYDEAIIGEGSEDEIRPLNKRFQIRNLYIEAINNQVFAYAPYAIMEIFVLMAQHPEIKGIRATTIRSLRAHRHLIDDAFRSDLAVTTLFMELLRTPHALDQTLSAMKKYNVLGRYLPEFGQIIGQMQHDLFHIYTVDAHTMRVIRNMARLNSTDVRNEYPLASRLIHRLPKLETLFIAGLYHDVAKGRGGDHSELGAIDAEAFCERHHLSERDTQLVSWLVENHLLMSMTAQRKDISDPDIIQAFARAMPSQAHLDYLYILTVCDISATNPKLWNTWRASLLRQLYIEAKRALRRGTDTPVDRQAWIRATREEARQILHAQNMTDEQIDPIWETVDEDYFLQDSTVDIAWQTAAIIRHGDNPDPLVLIRDTRGGPTDGYSQIIIYMKDRVALFAATTAVLEQLNLNIVDARINSSEGPHSISSYVVLDEQGQPLGVDPARKERVRKRLIEELDDPEDYPDIIHRRTPRQLKHFAFPTEVTFSNDTINQRTVMEVITPDRPGLLARIGQVLLEHRVRLTNAKIATLGERVEDVFFITDEHGEPLRDPGVCQALQQDLCQMLDDIE, encoded by the coding sequence GTGGACCGAAGCGAGCTGGAATCCCGTATCAGCAACGACACCTCACCGGTATTTGCCGCCAGGGAACTGTTACGGGAAAGCTATAATGCTGACGCCGAAGCTTTCCGCCAGGGTGCCGATGTAAGAGCCCTGGTTCATGCCAGGGCCAACACCATAGACAAAGTGCTCCGGCTGATCTGGAATCGGTACCCGTTTTCCCGCTCCTCCGACATTGCCCTGGTCGCCGTCGGCGGCTACGGGCGCGGCGAACTACACCCCCACTCAGACATAGACCTGCTTATCCTGACCCGCCACGGTATAGAAGAGGCCTGGCAGGATGACCTGGGCGCCTTCGTTACCCTGCTCTGGGACCTCAAGCTGGATATCGGCCACAGCGTGCGCAGCATGGAAGAGTGCCTATCCTCGGCCCGGCAGGACATCACCATCCTGACCAACCTGCTGGAGACCCGAACCATCGCCGGCCCCGATGGACTGCGGGCAGAGCTCAGTGAGCTGGTCTATTCCGATGAGGTCAGCTCGGATCGTGACTACTTCCTGGCCAAGCGGGAAGAGCAGCAACAGCGCCACAAAAAATACGGCGACACCGAATACAACCTGGAGCCTAACGTTAAAGGTTCCCCCGGCGCACTTCGGGACATCCAGACCATCGGCTGGATCACCAAACGCCACTTCGGCCTGCAGAACATTGCCGACCTCACCCGCTTCAGTATTCTGACCGAAGAAGAACACCAGATCCTGCACCAGGGCGAAACCTTCCTGTGGCAATTGCGTTATGGCCTGCAACTGATTGCCGACCGCAATGAAAACCGGCTGCTGTTCGACCACCAACGTGCGCTCGCGGAAATGCTCGGCTACAAAGATGAAGGCAAACGGCTGGGCGTCGAGCTGATGATGCAGTCCTACTACCGCACCGTACTGGCCCTGGCGGAGCTGGCTGACGTTATCCTGCAGTACTACGACGAAGCCATTATCGGCGAGGGCAGTGAAGACGAAATCCGCCCACTGAACAAACGCTTCCAGATTCGCAACCTGTATATAGAAGCCATCAACAACCAGGTGTTCGCCTACGCCCCGTACGCCATCATGGAAATCTTCGTGCTGATGGCCCAGCACCCTGAAATCAAGGGTATCCGGGCAACCACCATCCGCTCGTTAAGGGCCCATCGGCACCTGATTGACGACGCCTTCCGGTCAGATCTGGCAGTCACCACCCTGTTCATGGAACTGTTGCGCACGCCACACGCGCTGGACCAGACTCTGTCTGCCATGAAAAAGTACAACGTACTGGGCCGCTACTTGCCGGAGTTTGGCCAGATCATCGGCCAGATGCAGCACGACCTCTTTCATATATACACGGTCGATGCCCACACCATGCGCGTGATCCGCAATATGGCGCGGCTGAACAGCACCGACGTGCGCAACGAATACCCCCTGGCGTCACGCCTGATTCATCGGTTGCCCAAACTGGAAACGCTGTTTATTGCTGGCCTTTATCACGATGTGGCCAAGGGCCGTGGCGGTGACCACTCAGAACTGGGCGCCATTGACGCAGAAGCCTTCTGTGAACGCCACCACTTGAGTGAGCGGGACACCCAACTGGTGTCATGGCTGGTGGAAAACCACCTGCTGATGTCGATGACCGCCCAGCGCAAGGACATTTCAGACCCGGACATCATCCAGGCCTTTGCCCGCGCCATGCCCAGCCAGGCCCATCTGGATTACCTGTACATTCTGACGGTGTGCGATATCAGCGCCACCAATCCAAAACTCTGGAACACCTGGCGCGCATCATTGCTGCGCCAGCTTTACATTGAAGCCAAGCGCGCCCTGCGCCGTGGCACCGACACACCAGTAGACCGCCAGGCCTGGATACGCGCCACCAGGGAAGAAGCCCGTCAGATCCTGCACGCACAGAATATGACCGATGAGCAGATTGATCCTATCTGGGAAACCGTAGACGAGGATTACTTCCTGCAGGATTCCACCGTAGATATTGCCTGGCAGACGGCAGCCATCATTCGCCACGGCGACAACCCGGACCCATTGGTGCTGATTCGTGACACCCGGGGCGGGCCGACGGACGGTTACTCACAGATCATTATCTACATGAAAGACCGGGTTGCCCTCTTTGCGGCAACCACGGCGGTGCTGGAACAGCTGAACCTGAACATCGTGGATGCCCGCATCAACTCCAGCGAAGGCCCCCACTCGATCAGCTCTTACGTGGTATTGGATGAACAGGGTCAGCCACTGGGCGTTGATCCGGCCCGCAAGGAAAGAGTGCGCAAGCGTCTGATCGAAGAACTCGATGACCCGGAAGACTACCCGGACATTATCCACCGGCGCACACCCCGGCAGCTGAAGCACTTCGCTTTCCCAACCGAAGTGACCTTCTCCAATGACACCATCAATCAACGCACCGTGATGGAAGTCATCACCCCGGACCGCCCCGGCCTTCTGGCCCGCATTGGCCAGGTGCTGCTGGAACATCGTGTGCGACTGACCAACGCCAAGATTGCCACCCTGGGCGAGCGCGTAGAAGACGTATTCTTCATCACCGACGAACATGGCGAGCCGCTGCGCGACCCGGGCGTGTGCCAGGCCCTGCAACAGGACCTTTGCCAAATGCTGGACGATATTGAATGA
- the tsf gene encoding translation elongation factor Ts, with protein sequence MAAITAAMVKELRERTGLGMMECKKALVEAGGDVDAAIEELRKSSGLKAAKKAGRTAAEGVSLVKVSDDNTVAYILEVNSETDFVARDDNFMGFANDVLNVAFEKGETDVAALMAGDLEAKREALVQKIGENITVRRIIKVEGPVVGGYVHSNNKIASVVALTAGNEELARDIAMHVAAVNPRVGKPDDMPAEELEKEKEIIKAQPDMEGKPAEIIEKMMGGRIKKFLAENSLIEQPFVKNPDQKVGDLIKAAGGELVGFVRLEVGEGIEKEEVDFAAEVAAAAGTGKA encoded by the coding sequence ATGGCTGCAATTACCGCTGCAATGGTCAAAGAGCTGCGTGAGCGTACCGGCCTTGGCATGATGGAATGCAAGAAGGCACTGGTTGAAGCTGGTGGTGACGTTGACGCCGCAATCGAAGAGCTGCGCAAGTCTTCCGGTCTGAAAGCCGCCAAGAAAGCCGGCCGTACCGCTGCTGAAGGTGTTTCTCTGGTTAAGGTGTCTGACGACAACACCGTTGCCTACATTCTGGAAGTGAACTCCGAGACAGACTTCGTTGCTCGTGACGACAACTTCATGGGCTTCGCCAACGACGTTCTGAACGTTGCTTTCGAAAAAGGCGAAACCGACGTTGCGGCCCTGATGGCTGGCGATCTGGAAGCCAAGCGTGAGGCGCTGGTTCAGAAGATCGGCGAGAACATCACTGTTCGTCGCATCATCAAGGTAGAAGGTCCGGTTGTGGGCGGTTACGTTCACAGCAACAACAAGATTGCCTCTGTTGTGGCCCTGACCGCTGGTAACGAAGAGCTGGCTCGCGACATCGCGATGCACGTGGCTGCTGTTAACCCGCGCGTTGGCAAGCCCGACGACATGCCGGCTGAAGAGCTGGAAAAAGAGAAAGAGATCATCAAGGCGCAGCCGGATATGGAAGGCAAGCCTGCTGAGATCATCGAAAAGATGATGGGTGGCCGCATCAAGAAGTTCCTGGCTGAGAACAGCCTGATTGAGCAGCCGTTCGTCAAGAACCCTGACCAGAAAGTGGGCGACCTGATCAAAGCTGCCGGTGGCGAGCTGGTCGGTTTCGTTCGCCTGGAAGTGGGTGAAGGCATCGAGAAAGAAGAAGTGGATTTTGCTGCTGAAGTGGCTGCGGCCGCTGGCACAGGCAAGGCCTGA
- the pyrH gene encoding UMP kinase, whose translation MPTSSKNQPRYKRVLLKLSGEALMGDHDFGIDPKVLDRMALEIGALVGIGVQVGLVIGGGNLFRGAALSAAGLDRVTGDHMGMLATVMNGLAMRDALERSNIRTRVMSAIPMSGIVEHYDRRRAVRDLKEGDVVIFSAGTGNPFFTTDSAACLRGIEIEADAVLKATKVDGVYNADPHLDPSAVKYDYLTYDEVLDKKLGVMDLTAICLARDHGMPLRVFNMSQPGVLTRIVTGEKEGTLIE comes from the coding sequence ATGCCGACATCTTCAAAAAACCAGCCCAGATACAAGCGTGTTCTGCTGAAGCTCAGTGGCGAGGCCCTGATGGGCGATCACGATTTCGGTATTGATCCCAAAGTTCTTGATCGCATGGCGCTTGAAATCGGTGCCCTGGTCGGCATTGGCGTACAAGTGGGGTTGGTGATTGGTGGTGGTAACCTGTTCCGGGGTGCAGCGCTAAGTGCTGCAGGCCTTGACCGTGTGACGGGGGATCACATGGGTATGCTGGCCACGGTCATGAATGGTCTGGCCATGCGTGATGCGCTTGAGCGTTCCAATATCCGGACCCGTGTGATGTCTGCCATTCCAATGAGCGGCATTGTTGAGCACTATGACCGCCGGCGCGCAGTACGTGACCTGAAAGAGGGTGACGTGGTTATTTTCAGTGCCGGTACCGGTAACCCGTTCTTCACCACAGACTCCGCCGCTTGCCTGCGGGGTATCGAGATCGAGGCCGATGCCGTGCTGAAGGCCACCAAGGTTGACGGTGTCTACAATGCGGATCCCCATCTTGACCCCAGCGCTGTAAAATACGATTACCTGACCTACGATGAGGTTCTGGACAAAAAGCTCGGGGTGATGGACCTCACGGCTATCTGCCTGGCCCGGGATCACGGTATGCCGCTGCGGGTGTTCAACATGAGCCAGCCCGGCGTACTGACCCGCATTGTGACCGGCGAGAAAGAAGGCACATTGATTGAATAA
- a CDS encoding ArsC family reductase, giving the protein MKLYGIKNCDTVKKARKWLDDNGIAYEFHDFKKDGLTSEKLSQWEQAIGWETLINKRGTTWRKLPDEVRDNISAQSAHQLMLENTSIIKRPVAERGDGVTVGFNAEEWAVWIN; this is encoded by the coding sequence ATGAAGTTATATGGCATCAAAAACTGCGATACCGTCAAAAAGGCTCGCAAGTGGCTGGACGACAACGGCATCGCCTACGAATTCCACGACTTCAAGAAAGACGGCCTGACCAGCGAGAAGCTGAGCCAGTGGGAGCAGGCCATAGGCTGGGAAACCCTGATCAACAAACGGGGTACCACCTGGCGAAAACTTCCGGACGAGGTTCGTGATAACATTAGCGCCCAAAGTGCCCACCAGCTCATGCTGGAGAACACCTCCATCATCAAACGCCCTGTGGCTGAGCGGGGCGACGGAGTGACTGTGGGCTTTAACGCAGAAGAATGGGCTGTTTGGATTAACTGA